One Bacteroidota bacterium genomic window carries:
- a CDS encoding TIGR00730 family Rossman fold protein, producing the protein MYVESVKKLSEIFIKNNFVLVYGGAKVGLMGKLADLILGSGGKVIGIIPKFLIDKEVAHNGLTKLIEVDSMHERKSLMQMESDAFIALPGGLGTTEEIFEMITWGQLNIHQKPCALLNINGFYDFMNDYLDNAVNEGFIEKEFKNMIIIEHDPNKIIQRFLNYVHPKIDKAKIALTKNIVI; encoded by the coding sequence ATATATGTTGAGTCTGTAAAAAAACTTAGCGAAATATTTATCAAGAATAATTTTGTACTAGTTTATGGTGGGGCGAAGGTTGGATTAATGGGCAAATTAGCTGATCTAATCCTTGGTTCAGGGGGAAAGGTTATTGGCATAATTCCTAAATTTTTAATTGATAAAGAAGTTGCACATAATGGATTAACCAAACTTATTGAAGTTGATTCAATGCATGAACGTAAATCATTAATGCAGATGGAATCTGATGCATTTATCGCATTACCAGGAGGATTAGGAACAACAGAAGAGATTTTTGAAATGATCACATGGGGACAATTAAACATACATCAAAAACCTTGTGCTCTTTTAAATATTAATGGGTTTTATGATTTTATGAATGATTATTTAGATAATGCAGTAAATGAAGGGTTCATCGAAAAAGAGTTTAAAAATATGATTATTATTGAACATGACCCAAATAAAATAATTCAAAGATTTTTAAACTATGTTCATCCTAAAATTGACAAGGCAAAAATTGCGCTGACGAAAAATATTGTGATCTAA
- a CDS encoding NUDIX domain-containing protein, whose translation MERPMVGIGIIIENTEHKILIGKRKGSHSPFYSIPGGHIELGETFEQSAIKEVFEETGLIVQSPKVIAVTNNLRTYKNEKKHYISVILYTNRFEGTAKVLEKNKCEFWEWFEPTKVPDPHFDASEFAIECFIKNQFYIPDQH comes from the coding sequence ATGGAAAGACCCATGGTTGGAATCGGAATAATAATTGAAAATACAGAGCATAAAATTCTCATTGGTAAAAGGAAAGGAAGTCATTCTCCTTTTTATTCTATTCCGGGAGGACATATTGAATTAGGGGAAACCTTCGAACAATCTGCCATTAAGGAAGTTTTTGAAGAAACTGGATTGATAGTACAGTCACCTAAAGTAATTGCTGTCACAAATAACTTAAGGACTTATAAAAATGAAAAGAAACATTATATATCAGTTATTCTATATACAAACCGGTTCGAAGGAACAGCAAAAGTGTTAGAAAAAAACAAATGCGAGTTTTGGGAATGGTTTGAACCCACAAAAGTACCTGATCCACATTTTGATGCAAGTGAATTTGCGATTGAATGTTTTATTAAGAACCAGTTTTACATTCCAGATCAACATTAA
- a CDS encoding MBL fold metallo-hydrolase → MIKLNIKIITSLILGFVSIIAYPQFIPVQNPITKIAILGSGNPNPDPDHSGCSVAIIVNEKSYIIDFGPGLVRQASKLSPRYGGTHTALSAENLKIAFLTHLHSDHTTGYPDLILTPWVLGRDKPLEVYGPEGIKHMTEHILEAYREDIRYRLYGLEPANNQGWRVNTHEIEEGLIYTDEYVKVEAFKVEHGSWPNAFGFRFTTPDKVIVISGDAMPSEKLQKYAENADILIHEVYSKSGFDKKNDFWKAYHSSNHTSTLELAELANKTKPGMIILYHTLYWGASDQDLLDEIATIYKGKVVVGLDGQVY, encoded by the coding sequence ATGATAAAGCTTAATATAAAAATAATTACATCTCTCATACTGGGATTTGTTAGTATTATTGCATACCCACAGTTTATACCTGTTCAGAACCCGATTACTAAAATTGCCATTCTTGGGAGTGGCAACCCCAATCCCGATCCCGATCATTCAGGTTGTTCAGTCGCTATAATCGTTAATGAAAAATCTTATATTATTGATTTCGGGCCGGGACTGGTTCGACAAGCATCAAAATTATCACCCCGTTATGGTGGAACACATACTGCACTGAGTGCTGAGAATTTAAAAATAGCCTTTCTCACCCATCTGCATTCTGATCATACAACAGGCTACCCTGACCTCATTCTTACACCTTGGGTTTTGGGAAGAGATAAACCACTTGAAGTTTATGGTCCGGAAGGTATAAAACATATGACTGAACATATTCTTGAAGCTTACAGAGAAGATATTAGATACAGGCTTTATGGTTTAGAACCGGCAAATAATCAAGGATGGCGTGTAAATACGCACGAAATTGAAGAGGGATTAATTTATACTGATGAATATGTCAAAGTTGAAGCTTTTAAAGTTGAACATGGAAGTTGGCCCAATGCATTTGGGTTCAGGTTTACAACACCTGATAAAGTCATTGTTATTTCAGGCGATGCAATGCCAAGCGAGAAGCTACAGAAATACGCTGAAAATGCTGATATTTTGATCCATGAGGTATATTCCAAATCAGGTTTTGATAAAAAAAACGATTTCTGGAAAGCATATCATTCAAGCAACCATACCAGCACCTTAGAACTTGCCGAATTGGCAAATAAGACAAAACCGGGCATGATTATCCTTTATCACACCTTATATTGGGGTGCAAGTGATCAGGACTTACTGGATGAAATAGCTACTATTTATAAAGGAAAAGTGGTAGTAGGTTTAGATGGACAAGTTTATTAA
- a CDS encoding DUF5063 domain-containing protein produces MTHKNDEPAYSMPVIDMLKVANEYCLFIERIENFPSDELYPFIQKLLPLLYLKGSLLPNVIMDEPEANERFFTAEQWEGTFGVLRNKFNTDDEFWILDLEGPDETNPIKASISELLTDIYQDMKDFVLLYQKEGRTSKQNAAHDCKSLFFSHWGIRVIDVLKIIHSRKSPILPADDYNDFI; encoded by the coding sequence ATGACTCATAAAAATGATGAACCGGCTTATTCAATGCCTGTAATTGATATGCTAAAAGTAGCTAATGAATATTGCTTATTTATTGAACGGATTGAAAATTTTCCATCAGATGAGTTGTATCCTTTTATTCAAAAACTACTACCCCTATTGTATCTAAAAGGAAGTTTGCTTCCTAATGTGATCATGGATGAACCGGAAGCGAATGAACGATTTTTTACCGCTGAACAGTGGGAAGGCACCTTTGGGGTATTGCGGAACAAATTCAATACTGATGATGAGTTTTGGATTCTTGACTTAGAAGGCCCGGATGAAACAAATCCGATAAAAGCAAGTATTTCTGAACTCTTAACAGACATTTATCAGGATATGAAAGATTTTGTTTTACTTTATCAAAAAGAAGGCAGAACCTCAAAGCAAAATGCAGCTCATGATTGTAAATCATTATTCTTTTCGCATTGGGGAATAAGAGTAATTGACGTTTTAAAAATTATTCATAGCCGAAAAAGCCCGATCTTACCTGCCGATGATTACAATGATTTTATATAA
- the feoB gene encoding ferrous iron transport protein B, whose protein sequence is MTLFDLTQGDKAYITKVRGRGAFRKRIMEMGFVVGKEVIVGKKAPLKNPVEYTIMGYNISLRNSEAALIEVTTTNNSNPNENGFNGVLSDNTLKHSTQFLSKVINIALVGNPNCGKTTIFNFASNSHEKVGNYGGVTVDAKKAKFKHKGYTFNIIDLPGTYSITSYTPEELYVRNHIFNELPDIIVNVLDASNLERNLYLTTQLIDLDLKVVAALNMFDELQKKGDKFDFDSLGKMIGIPIVPTVGSKGTGFNDLFDKLIQVYEDKDESVRHVHINYGEDIEKSIQRIQDKIRIEENKKLTSIVAPRFSAIKLLEHDKEEQDRIKENCVNHKEILSVSQKEIERLENNFSDTAETIITDYKYGFIEGALKETYKQSTLDIRHFSRMIDNVLTSRIFSYPIFVFLMWLMFQSTFTLGAYPVKWLETLVANLSEFVSTILLPSIFTDLLVDGIIGGVGGVVIFLPNILILFFFISIMEDTGYMARIAFIVDKIMHKIGLHGRSFIPMLMGFGCNVPAIMATRTIGSKNDRLVTMLINPFMSCSARLPIYVLIIGAVFPNHPGLMLFTIYGIGILLSIIIAIIFKKTLFKSKEMPFVMELPPYRMPTIKSILKHTWFKGSQYLRKMGGIILIASIIIWCLQYFPRFHENDLIAEQQISQSIEKYQQQISVTDNIPEQMRLKESHEQYIMSIKLENESLQQENSYIGRIGHFIEPAMLPLGFDWKMGVSLLAGVAGKEIVVSTLGVINQTDIKADGSTKGLTQKLQQQTFSHSKYIGQKVFTPLTAFGFLIFILVYFPCIAVIATIRRESGGWKWALFMATYTTLLAYILALAIHQIGILF, encoded by the coding sequence ATGACATTATTTGATTTAACTCAGGGTGATAAAGCATATATTACAAAAGTAAGGGGACGAGGTGCATTCCGTAAGAGAATTATGGAAATGGGCTTTGTTGTTGGTAAAGAGGTAATTGTTGGCAAAAAAGCTCCATTAAAAAATCCGGTTGAGTATACAATAATGGGCTACAATATTTCGCTGAGAAATAGTGAAGCTGCCCTTATAGAAGTTACCACAACAAATAATTCAAACCCCAATGAAAATGGGTTTAATGGGGTTCTATCAGACAATACCTTAAAACATTCAACTCAATTTTTAAGCAAAGTCATCAACATTGCTTTGGTGGGGAACCCCAATTGTGGGAAAACCACTATTTTTAATTTTGCATCTAATTCGCACGAAAAAGTTGGAAATTACGGTGGGGTAACCGTGGATGCAAAAAAAGCCAAATTCAAACACAAAGGCTATACTTTTAATATTATCGATCTTCCCGGAACTTATTCCATCACCAGCTATACCCCTGAAGAATTATATGTTAGAAATCATATTTTTAACGAGCTGCCCGACATTATTGTGAATGTTCTTGATGCCTCAAATCTTGAGCGGAATTTATACCTCACAACACAATTAATCGATCTTGACCTCAAAGTTGTCGCAGCCTTAAATATGTTTGATGAACTTCAAAAAAAAGGGGACAAATTTGACTTTGATTCATTGGGAAAAATGATAGGAATCCCTATTGTTCCTACTGTTGGATCAAAGGGAACAGGTTTCAATGATTTGTTCGATAAGCTTATTCAGGTTTATGAAGATAAAGACGAGAGTGTTCGACATGTTCATATAAATTATGGTGAGGATATTGAAAAATCGATTCAACGAATTCAGGATAAAATTCGCATAGAAGAAAACAAAAAATTGACCAGCATTGTAGCTCCTCGTTTCTCTGCCATCAAACTTTTAGAACACGATAAAGAAGAACAGGATAGAATTAAGGAGAATTGCGTAAATCACAAAGAAATTCTTTCTGTTTCGCAAAAAGAAATTGAACGACTTGAAAATAATTTCAGCGATACAGCTGAAACAATTATTACAGATTATAAATATGGCTTTATTGAAGGTGCCCTAAAAGAAACTTATAAACAAAGCACTCTTGATATACGCCATTTCAGCAGAATGATAGACAATGTCCTAACGAGCAGGATTTTCAGCTATCCAATCTTTGTATTCCTGATGTGGCTCATGTTTCAGTCTACTTTTACGCTTGGTGCATATCCCGTAAAATGGTTGGAAACGCTTGTTGCAAATTTAAGTGAATTCGTTAGTACTATCCTCTTACCAAGTATTTTTACAGATTTGCTGGTTGATGGGATTATCGGAGGTGTTGGCGGCGTGGTTATTTTCCTGCCAAATATCCTGATTTTATTCTTCTTTATTTCAATCATGGAAGATACGGGATATATGGCGCGTATTGCTTTCATTGTTGATAAAATAATGCATAAAATCGGACTTCACGGCAGGTCGTTTATCCCGATGCTTATGGGATTTGGGTGTAATGTTCCAGCCATAATGGCAACCCGGACAATTGGAAGTAAAAATGATCGTCTGGTTACTATGCTTATTAATCCTTTCATGTCGTGCAGTGCACGATTACCCATTTATGTATTAATCATTGGCGCTGTTTTCCCAAATCATCCGGGGTTAATGCTATTTACAATTTATGGAATCGGAATTCTGCTTTCCATTATCATTGCCATCATTTTCAAGAAAACATTATTCAAATCAAAAGAAATGCCTTTTGTAATGGAGTTACCTCCATATCGAATGCCCACTATTAAATCCATTTTGAAACATACCTGGTTCAAAGGATCTCAATATCTAAGAAAAATGGGAGGAATCATTTTAATTGCTTCTATCATTATTTGGTGTTTACAATATTTTCCCAGATTTCACGAAAATGATTTAATTGCTGAGCAGCAAATTTCTCAGAGTATTGAAAAATACCAGCAACAAATTAGTGTAACTGATAATATTCCTGAGCAAATGCGACTCAAAGAATCCCATGAACAATACATTATGTCAATTAAACTAGAAAATGAAAGCTTGCAGCAGGAGAATTCATATATTGGTCGAATAGGTCATTTTATAGAGCCGGCTATGCTTCCCTTAGGTTTTGACTGGAAGATGGGTGTTAGTCTTCTGGCTGGTGTTGCAGGTAAAGAAATTGTGGTGAGTACACTTGGGGTAATCAACCAAACTGATATAAAAGCTGACGGAAGTACAAAAGGTCTTACACAAAAATTACAACAGCAAACCTTCAGCCACTCCAAATATATTGGGCAAAAAGTATTTACACCACTAACAGCATTTGGTTTTCTTATTTTCATTCTGGTTTATTTCCCATGTATTGCTGTCATAGCAACGATAAGAAGAGAGTCTGGTGGCTGGAAATGGGCCCTGTTTATGGCAACCTATACAACATTACTTGCCTATATTCTGGCGCTAGCCATCCATCAGATTGGCATACTGTTTTAA
- a CDS encoding response regulator: MFKILVVEDNYINQMVITAYLAQDNITLLIANNGIEAVNFFNDMNFDCILMDIAMPEMDGIEATKEIRLKERWTRRHTPIIAVTASDPEFNRDRFFAAGMDDYLAKPVNERTLKEKIEKYSEIIF, encoded by the coding sequence ATGTTTAAAATTCTTGTCGTTGAAGACAACTATATAAACCAAATGGTAATAACAGCTTATTTAGCTCAGGATAATATTACCCTACTTATTGCCAACAATGGTATTGAGGCAGTTAATTTTTTTAATGACATGAATTTTGACTGCATACTGATGGATATTGCCATGCCTGAAATGGATGGAATTGAAGCCACAAAAGAAATAAGATTGAAAGAAAGATGGACTCGAAGGCACACACCAATCATTGCAGTAACTGCCAGTGACCCTGAATTTAACCGAGATAGGTTTTTTGCAGCAGGGATGGACGATTATTTAGCGAAGCCGGTTAACGAAAGAACGCTTAAAGAAAAGATTGAAAAATATAGCGAAATAATTTTTTAA
- a CDS encoding Hpt domain-containing protein — translation MVINKEQFQENFKFFDKEIIVEIIDLFIDEFDDRMKTLKENIDASDRESLVFHAHSIKGVISNFVAEEPREFAKQLEEKAKLSDQSELLIIYHKLYASTAQLVDELKAIRVIYES, via the coding sequence ATGGTCATAAATAAAGAGCAATTCCAGGAAAACTTCAAATTCTTCGACAAAGAAATAATTGTTGAAATCATAGATTTGTTCATCGATGAATTTGATGATAGAATGAAAACTTTAAAGGAAAATATCGATGCTTCCGACAGGGAATCTCTTGTTTTTCATGCACATAGCATAAAAGGTGTAATCTCAAATTTTGTAGCTGAAGAACCACGTGAATTTGCTAAACAACTCGAAGAAAAAGCTAAACTGAGTGACCAATCTGAATTGCTTATAATCTATCATAAATTGTATGCATCTACAGCACAACTTGTTGATGAATTAAAAGCAATCAGAGTGATTTATGAAAGTTAG
- the recA gene encoding recombinase RecA, with protein sequence MDKLKKEKLKALEITLGNIEKSYGKGAIMKLGDNPIDNIESISTGSIGLDYALGIGGLPKGRITEIYGPESSGKTTLAIHAIAECQKKGGIAAFIDAEHAFDRFYAQKLGVDIQNLLVSQPDNGEQALEITENLIRSGAIDIIVIDSVAALTPRSEIEGEMGDSKMGLQARLMSQALRKLTATISKTGACCIFINQLREKIGVMFGNPETTTGGNALKFYASVRLDIRRLSQIKDGEIVKGNRTRVKVVKNKIAPPFQKAEFDIIYGEGISKIGEIIDLGVEANLIKKSGSWFSYGETKLGQGRDAVKVLLKDNPELSEEIEKKIMEIGIQNS encoded by the coding sequence GCCCTTGAAATTACACTTGGGAATATTGAAAAATCATATGGCAAAGGTGCCATTATGAAGTTAGGCGATAATCCCATAGATAATATTGAATCTATCTCGACCGGATCAATTGGACTAGATTATGCCCTGGGAATTGGTGGATTACCCAAAGGAAGGATTACTGAAATTTATGGTCCGGAATCATCAGGTAAAACAACCCTGGCCATTCATGCCATTGCTGAATGTCAGAAAAAGGGAGGAATTGCAGCATTCATTGATGCGGAGCATGCCTTCGATCGTTTTTATGCTCAAAAACTTGGTGTTGATATTCAAAACTTACTGGTATCTCAACCTGACAATGGAGAACAAGCGTTGGAAATTACAGAAAACCTGATAAGATCAGGTGCTATTGACATTATTGTAATTGACTCTGTTGCAGCTCTCACGCCAAGAAGTGAAATTGAAGGTGAAATGGGGGATTCAAAAATGGGATTGCAAGCTCGTTTGATGTCGCAAGCCTTAAGGAAATTAACCGCTACCATTAGCAAAACAGGAGCATGTTGTATTTTTATCAATCAATTGCGCGAGAAAATTGGGGTTATGTTTGGCAACCCTGAAACCACAACTGGAGGTAATGCATTGAAATTTTACGCATCCGTTCGATTAGATATTAGAAGGCTAAGCCAAATTAAAGATGGTGAAATTGTTAAAGGCAATAGAACAAGAGTTAAGGTTGTGAAAAATAAAATTGCCCCACCTTTTCAAAAAGCAGAATTCGATATTATTTATGGTGAGGGAATTTCAAAAATTGGAGAAATTATTGATTTGGGAGTTGAAGCCAATCTTATAAAGAAAAGCGGATCGTGGTTCAGTTATGGCGAAACCAAACTCGGGCAAGGTAGAGATGCTGTTAAAGTTTTATTAAAGGATAATCCTGAATTATCAGAAGAAATTGAAAAGAAAATTATGGAAATTGGGATTCAAAATTCGTAA